In one window of Agromyces badenianii DNA:
- the rpsO gene encoding 30S ribosomal protein S15 encodes MALEADVKKAIIEEYATHPGDTGSPEVQIALLTKRIKDLTEHLKEHKHDHHSRRGLLLLVGQRRRLLGYLADVDINRYRKLIERLGLRR; translated from the coding sequence ATGGCACTTGAAGCCGATGTCAAGAAGGCGATCATCGAAGAGTACGCGACGCACCCCGGTGACACTGGATCCCCCGAGGTTCAGATCGCGCTCCTCACGAAGCGAATCAAAGACCTCACCGAGCACCTGAAGGAGCACAAGCACGACCACCACTCGCGTCGTGGCCTGCTCCTCCTCGTCGGTCAGCGTCGTCGTCTGCTCGGCTACCTCGCCGACGTCGACATCAACCGCTACCGCAAGCTCATCGAGCGTCTCGGTCTGCGCCGCTAA
- a CDS encoding CGNR zinc finger domain-containing protein, protein MIFTDDTIAALGFVAALGDTVPEASESGADELATAQQLTAILDAWRYSGRRDGDAAEVAAVAAARDRLRALWRLDRDDAVTEVNAILAEARAVPRLVRHDDIDWHVHATSLQAPLAERILVEAAMAFVDVIRADGMDRLRACEADDCEGVFVDVSRNASRRFCSTRCGNRMAARAHRARAE, encoded by the coding sequence ATGATTTTCACCGATGACACCATCGCCGCACTCGGCTTCGTCGCAGCGCTCGGCGACACCGTGCCCGAGGCATCCGAATCGGGCGCCGACGAGCTCGCGACAGCGCAGCAGCTCACCGCGATCCTCGACGCCTGGCGATACTCCGGGCGACGCGACGGCGACGCCGCTGAGGTCGCAGCCGTGGCCGCCGCGCGCGACCGCCTGCGCGCGCTCTGGCGCCTCGACCGTGACGACGCGGTGACCGAGGTGAACGCGATCCTCGCCGAGGCGAGGGCCGTGCCGAGGCTCGTGCGCCATGACGACATCGATTGGCACGTGCACGCCACCTCGCTGCAGGCTCCACTCGCCGAGCGCATCCTCGTCGAGGCGGCGATGGCGTTCGTCGACGTCATCCGCGCCGACGGCATGGACCGTCTGCGCGCCTGCGAAGCCGACGACTGCGAAGGCGTCTTCGTCGACGTGTCGAGGAACGCCTCCCGCCGATTCTGCAGCACGCGGTGCGGCAACCGCATGGCTGCGCGGGCGCACCGGGCTCGCGCCGAGTAG